One segment of uncultured Tolumonas sp. DNA contains the following:
- a CDS encoding IS66 family transposase, whose amino-acid sequence MQNSIDNLPDDPAALKEIIRQMQLNETALQGQLTQKLAQIALLNAQLQVLRRSQFGRSSEQIDRHIHQLELQLEELEINVSEITATLPEPLKIKQQPRRREHLPDHLPREEHRFDVGSRCPDCGGQLTHIGDDVAEVLDVLPVRFRVIKTIRPKYNCRACESIHQAAAPERVVPKGLASANLLTKVLVDKYLDHQPLYRQVDIMKREGVELERSTLADWVGQASFLLQPLTELIGKHVLTGNKVHADDTTAPTLSPGKGKTATGRYWTYVRDNRPCGDDTPPAVWLKYSENRQGIHPETHLKGFAGVLQADAFAGYNGVYTGKVIAAGCWAHVRRKFYDLTQSGPAPLADEALQQIQTLYVIEEKIRGLPPDKRKRQRQLHAKPLLETLHDWMNRTLRGVSKGSPLSKAIRYALNQWDALVVYASHGQVEIDNK is encoded by the coding sequence ATGCAAAACAGCATTGATAACCTACCGGATGACCCGGCGGCCCTGAAAGAAATTATCCGGCAAATGCAGTTGAATGAAACTGCGTTGCAGGGACAATTGACGCAGAAACTGGCGCAAATTGCGCTGTTGAATGCACAGTTGCAGGTGTTACGCCGTTCTCAGTTTGGTCGCTCTTCCGAACAGATCGATCGGCATATCCATCAACTGGAATTACAGCTTGAAGAGCTGGAAATCAATGTCAGTGAAATCACAGCAACACTGCCTGAACCACTCAAAATCAAACAGCAACCCCGTCGTCGGGAACATCTGCCAGACCATTTACCTCGTGAAGAACATCGCTTTGATGTCGGCAGTCGGTGTCCTGATTGTGGTGGTCAGCTCACCCATATCGGTGATGATGTCGCTGAAGTGCTGGATGTCCTGCCGGTTCGTTTCCGTGTGATTAAAACCATCCGTCCGAAATACAATTGCCGTGCCTGTGAGTCTATCCATCAGGCCGCAGCCCCAGAGCGGGTGGTTCCGAAAGGACTGGCGAGTGCCAATTTACTCACCAAAGTATTAGTCGATAAATATCTCGACCATCAGCCACTGTATCGTCAGGTCGACATCATGAAACGTGAAGGGGTTGAACTGGAGCGTTCCACATTGGCAGATTGGGTTGGACAAGCCAGTTTCCTGTTACAACCGCTCACTGAGTTGATTGGTAAACATGTCCTGACGGGTAATAAAGTTCATGCCGATGACACCACGGCTCCGACGTTATCGCCTGGCAAAGGAAAAACAGCGACGGGTCGTTACTGGACCTATGTCCGGGATAACCGGCCTTGTGGCGATGACACACCGCCAGCCGTCTGGCTGAAATACAGTGAAAACCGTCAGGGTATTCATCCTGAAACACACTTAAAAGGCTTTGCAGGTGTGCTTCAGGCAGATGCGTTTGCCGGATATAACGGTGTTTATACCGGAAAAGTGATTGCAGCCGGGTGTTGGGCCCATGTCCGACGGAAGTTTTATGACCTGACGCAATCCGGACCTGCACCACTGGCTGATGAAGCGCTGCAACAAATCCAGACACTGTATGTGATAGAAGAAAAAATCCGGGGACTGCCGCCGGATAAACGGAAACGACAGCGACAATTACACGCAAAGCCGTTACTGGAAACCCTGCATGATTGGATGAACCGGACTTTAAGGGGGGTATCCAAGGGTTCACCATTATCGAAAGCCATTCGGTATGCACTGAACCAATGGGATGCACTGGTGGTGTATGCCAGTCATGGCCAAGTGGAAATCGATAACAAGTAA
- a CDS encoding IS66 family insertion sequence element accessory protein TnpB, translated as MTTQERADFWQQQITAWLDSGLSGHAFCKSQALVYHQFAYWRKKLEQPAASDSLPGFARVTMPAPVANEVGLTLTLPNGITLSGLHLDNIHLLGAIMRQL; from the coding sequence ATGACCACTCAAGAACGTGCTGATTTTTGGCAGCAGCAGATCACTGCCTGGCTTGACTCCGGCCTCTCCGGCCACGCCTTTTGCAAAAGCCAGGCACTGGTCTATCACCAGTTTGCTTACTGGCGCAAAAAGCTTGAACAGCCTGCGGCCTCGGACTCTCTTCCCGGCTTTGCCAGAGTCACCATGCCTGCTCCTGTCGCGAACGAAGTCGGCTTGACGCTCACCTTACCTAACGGGATCACCCTCTCCGGGTTACATCTGGACAATATCCACTTGCTCGGCGCTATCATGAGGCAGTTGTAA
- the tnpB gene encoding IS66 family insertion sequence element accessory protein TnpB (TnpB, as the term is used for proteins encoded by IS66 family insertion elements, is considered an accessory protein, since TnpC, encoded by a neighboring gene, is a DDE family transposase.) — protein sequence MPQIYLYRAPIDFRKQAYGLAALVEQQLGHNPFTGALYAFTNRRRNKIKCLMWEDNGFVLYYKALAEEKFKWPSSADELLSLSSEQINWLLDGYDISLMQGHKTLHYETL from the coding sequence ATGCCGCAGATCTACCTCTATCGGGCGCCTATCGATTTTCGTAAACAGGCCTATGGCCTCGCGGCGCTGGTCGAGCAGCAACTGGGGCACAACCCGTTCACCGGCGCCCTTTATGCCTTTACCAATCGCCGCCGCAACAAGATCAAGTGTCTGATGTGGGAGGACAACGGCTTTGTGCTCTATTACAAGGCGCTGGCCGAGGAGAAATTCAAGTGGCCATCGTCTGCCGATGAGCTACTCTCCCTCTCTTCCGAGCAGATAAACTGGTTGCTCGATGGCTACGATATCTCCTTGATGCAGGGCCATAAAACACTGCATTACGAGACGCTTTAA
- a CDS encoding IS66 family transposase — MKMTLKNLTPSPDLSGLGAAELLAVIAGFQQQLALKDEALQSKEEAIQRRDAHILLLEELLRLRRIQRFAASSEKLHQLQLFDEAELEADMDALLAQLPDDLPQTAEAKAKPRQRGFSASLLRERIELTLSDEQKAGASKVFFTKVKEELQFIPAQLKVLEIWQEKAVFERDGEEVILAANRPVHPLGKCIATPSLLGYIITSKYADGLPLYRLEQMFKRLGQEVSRTSMAHWIIRLDEVFQPLMNLLREEQNHATYLQADETRIQVLKEEGKTAQSDKWMWVTRGGPPGRPSVLFEYDPSRAGSVPVRLLDGFSGVLQADGYSGYSQVCKQSGLTRIGCWDHARRKFIEATQATPSVAKGKSKPGASKADVALGYISKLYAIEREQKERSDAERYQARQTRSMPLLAEFKTWLDNNVGKVMKGSLTRKAMEYTLGQWPYLVGYCERGDLHISNVLAENAIRPFAVGRKAWLFADSAQGAKASATCYSLLETAKANDLEPSAYINHVLAQIGEADSLEKLEALLPWNVPLEPIEKKVVQYNEGK, encoded by the coding sequence ATGAAAATGACGCTGAAAAACCTCACCCCATCACCTGATCTCAGCGGCCTTGGCGCCGCTGAGTTGTTGGCGGTTATTGCGGGTTTTCAGCAACAGTTGGCGTTAAAAGACGAAGCTCTTCAATCCAAAGAAGAGGCTATCCAGCGGCGTGACGCCCATATCCTGTTACTCGAAGAGCTGCTGCGTCTGCGCAGGATCCAGCGCTTTGCCGCCAGCAGCGAGAAACTCCATCAGCTCCAGCTCTTTGATGAGGCAGAGCTGGAAGCGGACATGGACGCCTTGCTGGCCCAGTTACCCGATGACCTGCCGCAAACTGCCGAAGCAAAGGCCAAGCCGCGTCAACGTGGCTTCTCCGCCTCACTGCTGCGCGAGCGCATCGAACTCACCCTCAGCGATGAGCAGAAAGCCGGGGCCAGCAAGGTGTTCTTTACCAAGGTCAAAGAGGAGTTGCAGTTCATTCCGGCCCAACTCAAGGTGCTGGAGATCTGGCAAGAAAAGGCGGTGTTCGAGCGTGATGGCGAAGAGGTGATCCTCGCGGCCAACCGCCCCGTACACCCGCTGGGCAAATGTATCGCCACGCCGTCATTGCTGGGCTACATCATTACCTCTAAGTATGCCGATGGCCTGCCACTGTACCGTCTGGAGCAGATGTTCAAGCGCCTGGGGCAGGAGGTGAGCCGCACCAGCATGGCCCACTGGATCATCCGGCTGGATGAGGTGTTCCAGCCATTGATGAACCTGCTGCGCGAGGAGCAGAACCACGCGACGTACCTGCAAGCCGACGAGACGCGGATCCAGGTGCTCAAAGAAGAGGGCAAAACTGCGCAATCGGACAAATGGATGTGGGTGACCCGCGGTGGTCCGCCGGGCCGCCCCTCTGTGCTATTTGAATATGATCCGTCGCGCGCCGGAAGCGTACCCGTGCGCCTGCTGGACGGTTTTAGCGGCGTACTGCAAGCCGATGGCTATTCTGGCTATAGCCAGGTGTGCAAACAGAGCGGTCTCACCCGGATTGGCTGCTGGGATCATGCGCGGCGCAAATTCATCGAAGCGACCCAGGCCACGCCGTCCGTTGCGAAGGGCAAGAGCAAGCCCGGTGCCAGCAAGGCCGATGTAGCCCTGGGGTACATAAGTAAACTCTATGCCATCGAGCGGGAGCAGAAGGAGCGCAGTGATGCCGAACGCTATCAGGCACGGCAGACGCGTAGCATGCCGCTGTTGGCGGAGTTCAAAACCTGGCTGGACAATAACGTCGGCAAGGTGATGAAAGGCTCGCTGACGAGAAAGGCGATGGAATACACGCTGGGGCAGTGGCCCTATCTGGTCGGCTACTGCGAGCGGGGTGATCTGCACATCAGCAATGTGTTGGCGGAGAACGCGATCCGCCCGTTCGCCGTGGGGCGCAAGGCCTGGTTGTTCGCCGACAGCGCGCAAGGCGCCAAGGCCAGTGCAACCTGCTACTCGCTGCTGGAGACAGCCAAAGCCAATGACCTGGAGCCATCAGCGTATATCAACCATGTGCTGGCGCAGATCGGCGAGGCCGATAGCCTGGAAAAACTCGAAGCCCTGCTACCCTGGAACGTCCCGCTGGAGCCCATTGAAAAAAAAGTGGTGCAATACAATGAAGGCAAGTAG